Within the [Enterobacter] lignolyticus SCF1 genome, the region CGGTAAACAGCAGGAACGCGCCGAAGAGGTACAGCAGCCACTCAAACTGGGAGATAAGCCAGCTGCCGGTGAAGATCATGACGGTACGCAAAACGATCGCCCCGAGCACGCCGTAGACCAGCACCCGACGCTGCAGCGCCGCCGGAACGGCAAAATAGCTGAACAGCATCAGCCAGACGAAGACGTTATCCACCGCCAGCGATTTCTCGATCAGGTAGCCGGTGAGAAACGCCATGGCCTGAGTGTCCGCTACCGCGCGGCCCTGGGTCGTCGCCAGATACCACCAGAACGCCAGGTTAAACAGCAGCGAAAGGGTGACCCAGACGATGGACCAGCCCGCAGCCTGCTTCATGGTCATGGTGTGGGCGCCGCGGCGTCCCTGTAGCAGCAGATCGATAGCCAACATGATGACCACCACCACAGCGAATCCGCCCCACAGAAGCGGTGTGCCGACTGTATTCATAGTTTTTCCTTACACATAAAACAAAAACGGCTGACGTCAGAAGACGACAGCCGCAGCGTTTTATGCATAGACCTCGCCTTCCGGCAAGGTCTCACTTACAACGTAAAAGGAATACGCTGACGTATTCCTTTCTGGTTGCCCGGCGACCGGATGCGGTTTTGCACGCATCGTAATGACGATCCACCGGCAAGGAAGTTACTCCCCTTTGCGTGTGACAAAATATTACAGGCCATCGATTCCGTCAATGGATCAAGGGCCCGTAACCTCTGTTTTACATTCCTTTACGCGGGAGTCCCCGTTGTCAGGCGTCGGCCGGGAAGGTGACGCCGGTCTGACGACGGATTTCGGTCGAGAGTTTTGCCGTAATGCGGCTCACCTCAAGCCCCGGATGGTTAACGTCACCGGTTTCCACCAGCCGGGCGAAGGTGTCCGCTTCATACAGCATAGTATTGATATGCTGCGGCTGGGTGAGCTCCTGCGCTTTGCTGCCGCGCGGCACAAACGACACCTTCTGGCACTCGGAGATTTTCTCGATAACCAGCGAGCCGGCCTCGCCCTGGATTTCGCTTGGCAGCACCGAATCGCTGACCTTGGAGTGCTGCAGCGTCACGCTGAAGTCGCCGTACTCCAGCACTGCGACGCCGTGCGCGTCAACGCCGCTGTCCAGCAGGCTGGCCGTGGCCTTAACGCTCAGCGGCTCGCCCCACAGCGCCACCGCGGCGGCGAGGCAGTAGAAACCGATATCCATAATCGAGCCGTTGGAGAACGCCGGGTTAAAGGTGTTGGGGTTCTCGCCGTCCAGGTAGCGCTGGTAGCGCGAGGAGTACTGGCAGTAGTTGAGCAACGCCTTGCGCAGTTTGCCCACTTTGTTCAGCGACTGCTGCAGCTGCAGGAAGTTGGGCAGGCTGGCGGTTTTGAAGGCCTCGAACAGCACCACCTGGTTTTCCCGGGCGCAGGCGATGGCGGCTTCCGCTTCACGCAGGTTGGAGGCCAGCGGCTTCTCGCAGATAACGTGCTTTTTATGGCTGAGGAACAGTTGCGTTTGCGGGAAATGCAGCGAGTTCGGGCTGGCGATATACACCGCGTCAATCGCTTCGCTCTGCGCCATCTCCTCAAGAGAGGTAAACAGATGCTCGACGGGGTAATCGCTGGCGAAGATTTGGGCCTGTTCGAGGCTGCGGGAATAAACGGCGGTGAGCTTGTATTTACCCGTCTCATGGGCGGCATCAACGAACTGGCGGGTGATCCAGTTGGTGCCAACGACTGCGAAACGTATCATGGACGTTGTCGTACTCCGTAAAAGGGAAACTGCCGCCACTGTAGCATGCCAACATGACAAAACCAGTGCGCTGCTACGCAGAACCTTTTAACGAAAGGTGCGTCAGCCACAGGCGGGTATCGAACTCCAGCTGGTGGTACTGCGGCTCCATATGACAGCAGAGCTGGTAAAACGCTTTGTTGTGATCTTTTTCTTTCAGATGCGCCAGCTCATGCACCACAATCATCTTCAGGAAGGCTTCCGGCGCGTTGCGAAACACGGTGGCGACGCGGATTTCCGCTTTCGCCTTCAGCTTGCCGCCCTGCACGCGCGATACGGCGGTATGCAGCCCTAACGCATTTTTCAGTACGTGGATTTTGTTGTCGTACATCACCTTGTTGACCGGCGGCGCGCTGCGCATATAGCGGTTTTTCAGCGCCTGAGCATAGTCCCACAGCGCGCCGTCACTGGCGATGCTGTGCGTGTCGGGATAGCGCTTTTGCAGCACCTCGCCGAGCCGGTTCTGGTCGATCAGCGTTTGTACCTGCGCCAGCAGTGATTCGGGGTAGCCCTGGAGATATGTCAGCATAAAAAGGTTTACTTATGGGGTCAATTAAGCGATAAAACGCGCGAATTTTAGCATCCCGGAGGGGCGATGAGCCAGGCAGAGTTAAACGGCGAGTTTTACACCTTAGACAGATTCCCGCCAAATATTGAAGACGCGTCGTTACAGGCGTGGGACGCGGCGGATGAATACCTGCTGCAGCAGGCGGGTGAGGTTGAGGGTCCCGTACTCATCGTCAACGACAGCTTTGGCGCGCTGGCCTGCGCGCTGGCGGCGCATCATCCGGTAAGCATCGGGGATTCTTACATCTCCGAACTCGCCATGCAGCACAACCTGCGCATGAACGGCATTGAAGAAACCTACGTTACGTTTCAGGACAGCCTGAGCCCGCTGCCGGACGCCCCGGCGCTGGTGCTCATCAAGGTGCCGAAACAGCTGGCGCTGCTGGAGCAGCAGCTGCGCGCGCTGCGTCAGGTCGTGACGCCGCAGACCCGCATTATTGCGGGCGGTAAAGCGCGCGATATCCATAACTCCACCATGGCGCTGTTCGAGAAAATCCTCGGCCCGACCACGACCTCCCTGGCCTGGAAAAAAGCGCGGCTGATCCACTGCGCCTTCAGCGCTCCGGCGCTGGACGATGCGCCGGAAACCCTCAGCTGGACGCTGGACGGCACCGGGTGGAACATTCACAACCACGCCAACGTCTTCTCCCGCAGCGGCCTTGATATCGGCGCGCGTTTCTTTATGGCGCACCTGCCGGAGGGAATCGAAGGCGAGATGGTCGATCTTGGCTGCGGCAACGGCGTTATCGGCATGCAGCTGCTGGCGCAAAACCCGGGTAAGGTGCTGTTTATCGACGAGTCCTACATGGCGGTGGCGTCGAGCGAGCTGAACGTGGAAACCAATATGCCGGAGGCGCTGGAGCGCAGCGCGTTCATGGTCAACAACTCGCTGTCCGACATCGAGCCGGACCGCTTTGACGCCGTGCTGTGCAACCCGCCGTTCCACCAGCAGCACGCGATTACCGATCACATCGCCTGGCAGATGTTTAACGACGCCCGCCGCAGCCTGAAGTACGGCGGCGCGCTGTACATCGTCGGCAACCGCCACCTCGACTACTTCCGTAAGCTCAAGCGCGCGTTTGGCAACTGCACCACCCTTGCCACCAACAACAAGTTTGCGGTGCTGAAAGCGGTGAAAACGCGGACGAAGCGATAGGACGTTTCTCCCTCTCCCAAAGGGGAGAGGGAACACATCAGATACCTAACGCCAGCGCCGTCCCCTGCGCGATCGCGCGTCTTGCATCCAGCTCCATCGCCACATCGCAGCCGCCGATCAAATGCACCGTCTTACCGGCGGCGCGCAGCGGATCGAGCAGATCGCGCTTTGGCTCCTGCCCGGCGCATAAAATAATATGATCGACGGGCAGCTGCTGCGGCGCACCGTCGATCAGCACATGCAGCCCCTCATCGTCGATCTTCTGATAGCTGACCGCCGGGATCATCTTCACGCCGCGGGCGAGCAGGGTGGCGCGGTGGATCCAGCCGGTGGTTTTGCCCAATCCTTCGCCCGGCTTGCTGGCCTTGCGCTGCAGCATCACAATCTGACGCGGGCTTTTCGGCAGATGCGGGCCTTCCGGACGCAGGCCGCCCTGCTGCTGCAGGCTGGTGTCGATACCCCATTCAACGCAAAACTCGGCGATGTTCTGGCTGGTGGCTTCGCCCGGCTGGCTCAGGTACATCGCGGTATCAAAACCGATGCCGCCGCAGCCGATAATCGCCACCCTCTGCCCGACCGGCCTTTTGTCGCGCAGCACGTCGAGATAGCTCAGCACCTTCGGGTGATCGATACCGTCGATAGCGGGCGTACGGGGCGTAATGCCCGTGGCGAGGACGATTTCGTCGAAGCCCAGCAGCATGTCGGCGGTGACCCTGGCGTTCAGGCGCAGCGCCACGCCGTTGAGCTCCAGCATCCGCCGGTAGTAGCGCAGGGTTTCATAAAACTCCTCTTTGCCGGGGATCTGTTTGGCGATATTAAACTGCCCGCCGGGCTCGGCGGCGGCGTCAAACAGCGTCACCTGATGGCCGCGCGCGGCGGCGTTCACGGCAAACGCCATTCCGGCCGGGCCCGCGCCCACCACCGCCAGCGTTTTACGTGTGGCGGCGGGGAGTATCGGCATGCGCGTTTCGTGGCAGGCGCGCGGGTTCACCAGGCACGAGGTCACCTTGCCGACGAAGATCTGGTCGAGGCAGGCCTGGTTGCAGCCGATGCAGGTGTTAATCTCATCGGGACGGCCGCTTTGCGCTTTGGAAAGCAGCTCGGCGTCGGCAAGGAACGGGCGCGCCATCGAGACCATGTCGGCATCGCCGCGATTGAGGATCTCGTCGGCCACGGCGGGATCGTTAATGCGGTTGGTGGTGATAAGCGGTAACGAAACGCGGCCCTTCAGTTTGCGGGTCACCCAGGTGAACGCGCCGCGCGGCACCGGCGTGGCGATGGTCGGGATCCGCGCCTCATGCCAGCCGATCCCGGTATTAATGATCGTCGCCCCGGCGGTTTCGATGGCCTGCGCCAGCTGGACGGTTTCGTCGAAATTGCCGCCGCCTTCGACCAGATCGAGCATCGACAGGCGGTAGATAATAATAAAGTTTTCGCCCACGCGCTGGCGGACGGCTTTCACCACCTCAACGGCAAAGCGCATGCGGCGGGCGTAATCGCCGCCCCAGCGATCGTCGCGGTGGTTGGTGCGGGCGACGAGGAACTCGTTAATCAGATACCCTTCGGAGCCCATGACCTCCACACCGTCATAGCCCGCTTCCCGCGCCAGCAGCGCGCACTGGGCGAAATCGTCGATAAGACCCAGGATCTCTTCGTGCGTCAGGGCATGGGGTATAAAGCGGTTGATCGGCGCCTGAATGGCCGACGGCGCGACCGGGCGCGGCTGGTAGCTGTAGCGTCCGGTATGCAAAATTTGCAGGGCGATTTTTCCCCCCTCTTTATGCACCGCGTCGGTGATGAGGCGATGGTGCGCGAGCTGGCTGGCGTCGTTAAGCACCGCGCCGCCCTCCATCCCGACGCCGGACGGCGCCGGGGCGACGCCGCCGGTGACGATCAGCGCCACGCCGTGGCGGGCGCGCTCGGCGTAAAACGCGGCCAGCCGCTCGGCGCCGTCAGGGCGCTCTTCCAGCCCGGTATGCATCGAGCCCATCAGCACGCGGTTTTTAAGCGTAGTGAAGCCCAGGTCGAGCGGGGCGAATAACGACGGGTAGTAGCTCATAAGCGGTTCCAGTATGTAAAATTATTGTTATGTGGTCGGATGAGTTACTAATTTAGCCGCCGTGGTGCAAAAGGGAAAAAGGGAATGTAGCGATTGTGATGGAATTCAAAAATTGTCTGACCCCCTCCCTCAGGAGGAAGGGGAGCGCACCAGCCCCGGCGCCTGCCACATTGACGTGGTCAGCCCGCTGTCCACCAGCCCAAGCTGGTCGGCGTACACCGCCTGCCATTTCGTCATCATCTCCTGATACAGCTCGCGGTGCGCCGGGTTTGGCGTAAACACCCGGTGCCAGCTCACCAGCTTTTCGCCCGCCGCCGCCATGTCGCCATACAGCCCGGCGCCGGTACCCGCCGCGATGGCGCAGCCCAGCGCGGTGGCCTCTCTGACCTCCGGCACGCGGACCGGCAGGCCGGTAACGTCGCTGAGGATCTGGCTCCAGAGCGCGCCTTTCGACCCGCCGCCGGCGAACACCAGGCCGTCAAAGGCGACGCCGGAAAAGCGGGAGATTTGCGCCAGGTTACAGGCGGAGACGATCGCCGCATTCTCCTCCAGCGCGCGAAACAGCGTGGCCTTGTTGCATTTTTCCGGGTCGATGGAGAGGTTAATAAACGACGGCGCCGCGTGGTACCACTGCTTAAAATGCATGGCGTCGGAGAAGATGGGCATGACGCCGTGGGAGCCCGCCGGTACGCGGGTCGCCATCTCTTCCAGCAGGCTGTAGGCGTCGACGCCGAGCCGGTCGGCAATCAGCTTTTCCTCCGCGCAAAACGCGTCGCGGAACCAGCGCATGGTCAGGCCGGTAAAGAAGCTGATGGATTCCGCCTGCACCATGCCCGGGATCACGTGCGGGTTAACGCGAATGTTCATCTCCGGGTCGGTGCGCACTTCCGGCAGGTTGACCACCTGCTGCCAGAAGGTGCCGCCCAGCACGGCGGTTTGCCCGGCGCGCACCACGCCTAAGCCCAGACAGCCCAGCTGGACGTCGCCGCCGCCCATCACCACCGGGGTGCCCGCCCGCAGCCCGCTCTGCTGCGCCGCGGCTCTGGTCACCGCGCCCAGCAGGCTGCCGGTCTCTTTTACCGGCGAGAGGATATCGGCACGCAGCCCGGCCATATCGAGCAGCGCGGGGCGCCAGTCGCGGCTGAAGAGGTCGAGCATCCCGGTGGTGCCGGCGTTGGAAGGGTCAACCGCCAGCTCGCCGGAAAGCTTTGCCGCCAGCCAGTCGCTGATCATGGTGATGGTGGCCGCCTTGCGGTAGATATCGGGGCGATGGTGAGCCAGCCACAGCAGGCGCGGCATGGCGCTCAGGGCCAGCGTCTGGCCGGAAACGCCGTACACTTCGGCTTCAAAACGGTAGTCGTGGATCTCTTTGAGTTCTGCCACTTCGCGGCTGGCGCGGGCGTCAACGTTGGCGCAGGCCCAGATGGCCTCGCCGTTGCGGTCATACAGCACAATGCCTTCGCGCATTGAGCAGCAGGCGACGGACTGAATATCGCCCGGGGAGAGCTGCGCGGTCGCCAGCGCCTGGCGGATGCACTGGCAGGCCAGCTGCCAGTTGGTGGTGAGGTCGAACTCCATGGAGCCTGGCACATTGTCCACGCTCAGGTGCTTCCATTCAGCCTGACCGACGGCTATCTGACGGCCATTGATATCGAAAATCACCGCCCGGATGCTGCCAGTCCCGGCATCTAACGCTAACAGGTAACCCATGACGTGCGCCTCGCTGTTGTTGCGCGGCGCCGGGCCGCTTATGAGGCCAGCGCCAGCACCGCGCGTGCTGTTGTCTCTTCCGTTACCAGGCCGTTGATCCGCTTACCCGCCAGGGCGGCGTAGATGGCCTGCGCTTTTTCGATACCGCCGGCCACGCCGACGATCGTCGGCAGCTGCGCCAGCTCGTCCAGCGTGACGCCGAGCAGCTCCCGGTGGATCTCCAGCCCGGCAACGGGCCGGCCGTCGGCCTGCAGGAAATAGCCGAGGATGTCGCCCACGGCGCCTTTACGGGCGTACATCAGCTGTTCGCCCTCGCTGATATACCCCGAGCGCAGGATCGTCGCGCCGCGGCGCTGATCGATAGCGCCAATGCCGACCACCGCCGCATCCGCCGCGGTAGCGGCCAGAATGACGTCGCGCACGCTCGATTCCCGACGCAGGATCTCCGCCACATCGGCCGACGATACCCGCAGCGGCGCCGGGATCATGCTGACGCTACAGGCGGCGTCCAGCTGGCCGATGCCGGTCATGTACGGCCCGACGCCGCCGGATAGCGTCACCAGCCGCACCTGCTGCGAGCTGATAAAGCCGCTTAAATGCTGCAGGCAGCTCATGGTGGTTTCGCCAAAGCCCACCGCCAGCAGCTGCCCTGGCTCCAGCACCCCCATCAGCGACTGCGCCGCGCCAATGCCCAGCCGCACGCTCATCGGCGGCGTATTAAGCGCCGGGAGGACGCGGGCGATCTTCAGGCCGAAGCGCTGCTGCAGCTCGGTTTCCAGCGCCAGGCACCCCTCGTAGCGGGAGTTGATCTGTACGCGGATCACCCCGGACTGACGGCCTTTCTCCAGCAGGCGGGAGATCTTCAGGCGCGGCAGTCCCAGGCGCTCGCCGATGTCGTTTTGCGTCAGCCCGTCGTGGTAGTAGCACCAGGCGACGCGGGCCACCAGCTCCTCTTCTGACAGTGTCAGGCCAGCGAAGCGGCTTTCATCCATTACTCGTTTTTCGCTCATGGTGTGAACTCTTATAAAATTTTAGATCAAATGTTCTGTTTTGCGATCGATGAAAATGTGAGCAGCACGGCAAAACAAATCTTTTGTCGGCTGCACAGCATTAAAAACGATTTGAATGGCGGAAATTGTGATCTCCACACGGTTATTAATATAGTTCACCGCCTACGCTTTTTGAACATAGTTATTTTTAAATATCATATGTTCAATTCCGGAGCCGTGATGACCCCACTTATTGAAGCCCGCGATATCAGTAAGCAGTTCTCAGGCGTGCCGGTGCTGAAAGGCATTGATTTCACGCTGCTTGCAGGCCAGGTGCATGCGCTGATGGGGGGTAACGGCGCAGGAAAATCGACGCTGATGAAGATCATCGCCGGAGTAGAGAGCGCGGACAGCGGTGAGCTTTACGTCAACGGTACGCCGTTTGCTCGCCTGAGCCCTGGTCAGGCGCACCAGCTCGGCATCTACCTTGTGCCGCAGGAACCCATGCTTTTTCCCAACCTCACCGTACGGGAAAATATCCTTTTTCGTCAGCCGCGGGCAAAAGAGACCGGGCAACGCCTTACCGACAAACTCCGCCAGCTGCAGTGTCAGCTCAATCTTGACGCTGCGGCCAGCACGCTAGAGGTAGCGGATCAGCAAATGGTGGAGATCCTGCGCGGGCTGATGCGCGAGGCGCGGATCCTGATCCTCGACGAGCCGACCGCCTCGTTAACCCCCGGCGAAACAGAGCGGCTGTTTCGCCAGATCCGCGCGCTGCAGGCGCTGGGGGTCGGCATCGTGTTTATCTCGCACAAGCTGCCGGAGATCCGCCAGATTGCCAGCCACATTTCGGTGATGCGCGACGGCGCGATGGTGCTGAGCGGCGAAACGGCGGCGTTTGACGACGGACAGCTGATTAGCGCCATGACGCCCGCCAACCGCGAGCATGCCCTGAGCGACGCGCAGAAGCTGTGGCTGGCGCTGCCGGGCAATCGCCGCACTCAGCCGCAGGATTTTCCGGTGCTGCGGGTGGAGGCGTTGACCGGCGAAGGGTTTATCGATCTTCAGCTTGAGATCTACGCCGGCGAGATAGTCGGGCTGGCCGGCCTGGTGGGATCCGGGCGCACCGAGTTTGCCGAAACGCTCTACGGCCTGCGGCCGGTACGCGCCGGGCGGGTGTGGCTTGAGAACCGCGACATCAGCCGCGACAGCACCCGCGCGCGGCTGGCGGGCGGGCTGGTGTATCTGCCGGAAGACAGGCAGGCGTCCGGGCTGTTTCTCGATGCGCCGGTGCGCTGGAACACGGTGATGTTTAACCAGCCGTCGCTGTGGCAGCAGGACAAACGCGAAGCGGCGGTGGTGGAACGCTATCACCGGGCGCTGGGAATCAAGCTGAACCACGGCGAGCAGCCGGTACGCACGCTCTCCGGCGGCAACCAGCAGAAGGTGCTGCTGGCGCGCTGTCTGGAGGCCAATCCGCTGCTGCTGATCGTCGACGAGCCGACCCGCGGCGTCGACGTCTCCGCCCGCGCGGATATCTACCAGCTGCTGAAAAGCGTGGCGGCGCAAAACGTGGCGGTACTGATGATCTCAAGCGATCTTGACGAATTCGTCGGGCTGGCCGACCGCGTGCTGGTGATGCACCAGGGGCGGCAGAGCGGCGAGCTGGCGAAACAGGCAGTCAGCGTCGAGCGGATGATGACGCTGGCGTTCGGGGGGCAGGCATGAAAACGTTATTAAAAAACCGCGAGCTGAGCGCGTTTCTCGCCATTCTGGCGCTGTTCGCGGTGCTGGTGGCGCTTAACCCTGCGTATCTCAGCCTGCAAACGCTGGCGATGATCTTCGCCAGCTCGCAGATCCTGTGCCTGCTGGCGCTGGGCGCGACGCTGGTGATGCTGACCCGCAATATCGACGTTTCGGTCGGCTCCACCGTCGGTCTGTGCGCCATCGCCGTCGGCGTGGCGCTCAACAACGGTTACGGGCTGGCGGCGGCGATCGCTTTTGCGCTGGCGATCGGCGCGCTGGCCGGGGCATTTAACGGCGTGCTGGTGGTGGGGCTGCGCATTCCGGCGATCGTCGCCACCCTGGGGACGCTGGGGCTTTACCGCGGCGTGATGCTGCTGTGGACCGGCGGTAAGTGGATTGAGGGGCTGCCCGACAGCCTGAAGCTGCTCTCGGCGCCGGCGTTTATCGGCGTATCGCCGCTCGGCTGGCTGGTGCTGGCGCTGCTGCTGGTCGGGGCATGGCTGCTGTCGCGTACCGCCTTTGGCCGCGATTTCTACGCAGTGGGCGATAACCTGGCGGCGGCGCGCCAGCTCGGGGTCGCGGTCAACCGCACGCGGATAGCGGCCTTCACCCTGAACGGCATGCTGGCGGCCTGCGGCGGCATCGTCTTCGCCGCGCAGATAGGCTTTGTGCCCAACCAGACCGGCAGCGGGCTGGAGATGAAGGCCATCGCCGCCTGCGTGCTGGGCGGCATCTCGCTGCTCGGCGGCACCGGGACGCTGATAGGCGCGTTCCTCGGCGCCTTCTTCCTGACCCAAATCGACACCGTTCTGGTGCTGTTCAAGCTCCCCGCCTGGTGGAACGACTTTATCGCCGGTCTGGTGCTGCTCGGCGTGCTGGTGCTCGACGGGCGCCTGCGCCAGGCGCTCGCGCGTCACCAGCGGGCGCTGAAATACAGCCGCTTTCAGCCCGGTCATAAGGGGGGAAAGCGCGTGACCCCGTTTCCCGGACGTAAAAACAAAGAGGTGGCGTAAATGAAGCTTAACTGGGAAAGCGCGCTGCTGATTTTACTGGTGCTGGAGATCCTGCTCTTTGGCGCCATCAACCCTCGCATGCTGGATATCAACCTGCTGCTGTTCAGCACCAGCGACTTTATCTGCATCGGCATTGTGGCGCTGCCGCTGACCCTGGTGATTATCAGCGGCGGCATTGATATTTCGCTCGGCTCCACCATCGGCCTGTGCGCGATTGCGCTGGGCGTGATGATGCAGGCGGGCTGGCCGATGAGCGCGGCGGTGCCGCTGACGCTGCTGCTCGGCCTGCTGTGCGGGCTGTTCAACGCTGCGCTGATCCACTACACCGGCATCAGCCCTTTGGTTATCACGCTCGGCACGCTGTACCTCTACGGCGGCGGCGCGCTGCTGCTTTCCGGCATGGCGGGCGCCACGGGCTATGAGGGCATCGGCGGGTTCCCGGACAGCTTCACGGCATTCGCCAACCTGACGCTGCTCGGGCTGCCGGTGCCGCTGGTGCTGTTTATGGTTATTACCTTTTTATTCTGGCTGCTGGCCCACCGCGGGCGCTTTGGCCGGCATCTGTTTTTACTCGGCCAGAACCCGCGCGCGGCGCGCTATGCGGCGCTGTCGGTCAACGGCATGCCCTACGCGCTGTACGGGCTGGTCGGCGTGGCTTCCGCAATTGCCGCGCTGG harbors:
- the lsrK gene encoding autoinducer-2 kinase: MGYLLALDAGTGSIRAVIFDINGRQIAVGQAEWKHLSVDNVPGSMEFDLTTNWQLACQCIRQALATAQLSPGDIQSVACCSMREGIVLYDRNGEAIWACANVDARASREVAELKEIHDYRFEAEVYGVSGQTLALSAMPRLLWLAHHRPDIYRKAATITMISDWLAAKLSGELAVDPSNAGTTGMLDLFSRDWRPALLDMAGLRADILSPVKETGSLLGAVTRAAAQQSGLRAGTPVVMGGGDVQLGCLGLGVVRAGQTAVLGGTFWQQVVNLPEVRTDPEMNIRVNPHVIPGMVQAESISFFTGLTMRWFRDAFCAEEKLIADRLGVDAYSLLEEMATRVPAGSHGVMPIFSDAMHFKQWYHAAPSFINLSIDPEKCNKATLFRALEENAAIVSACNLAQISRFSGVAFDGLVFAGGGSKGALWSQILSDVTGLPVRVPEVREATALGCAIAAGTGAGLYGDMAAAGEKLVSWHRVFTPNPAHRELYQEMMTKWQAVYADQLGLVDSGLTTSMWQAPGLVRSPSS
- the rlmG gene encoding 23S rRNA (guanine(1835)-N(2))-methyltransferase RlmG; translated protein: MSQAELNGEFYTLDRFPPNIEDASLQAWDAADEYLLQQAGEVEGPVLIVNDSFGALACALAAHHPVSIGDSYISELAMQHNLRMNGIEETYVTFQDSLSPLPDAPALVLIKVPKQLALLEQQLRALRQVVTPQTRIIAGGKARDIHNSTMALFEKILGPTTTSLAWKKARLIHCAFSAPALDDAPETLSWTLDGTGWNIHNHANVFSRSGLDIGARFFMAHLPEGIEGEMVDLGCGNGVIGMQLLAQNPGKVLFIDESYMAVASSELNVETNMPEALERSAFMVNNSLSDIEPDRFDAVLCNPPFHQQHAITDHIAWQMFNDARRSLKYGGALYIVGNRHLDYFRKLKRAFGNCTTLATNNKFAVLKAVKTRTKR
- the lsrA gene encoding autoinducer 2 ABC transporter ATP-binding protein LsrA, whose protein sequence is MFNSGAVMTPLIEARDISKQFSGVPVLKGIDFTLLAGQVHALMGGNGAGKSTLMKIIAGVESADSGELYVNGTPFARLSPGQAHQLGIYLVPQEPMLFPNLTVRENILFRQPRAKETGQRLTDKLRQLQCQLNLDAAASTLEVADQQMVEILRGLMREARILILDEPTASLTPGETERLFRQIRALQALGVGIVFISHKLPEIRQIASHISVMRDGAMVLSGETAAFDDGQLISAMTPANREHALSDAQKLWLALPGNRRTQPQDFPVLRVEALTGEGFIDLQLEIYAGEIVGLAGLVGSGRTEFAETLYGLRPVRAGRVWLENRDISRDSTRARLAGGLVYLPEDRQASGLFLDAPVRWNTVMFNQPSLWQQDKREAAVVERYHRALGIKLNHGEQPVRTLSGGNQQKVLLARCLEANPLLLIVDEPTRGVDVSARADIYQLLKSVAAQNVAVLMISSDLDEFVGLADRVLVMHQGRQSGELAKQAVSVERMMTLAFGGQA
- the lsrC gene encoding autoinducer 2 ABC transporter permease LsrC, with translation MKTLLKNRELSAFLAILALFAVLVALNPAYLSLQTLAMIFASSQILCLLALGATLVMLTRNIDVSVGSTVGLCAIAVGVALNNGYGLAAAIAFALAIGALAGAFNGVLVVGLRIPAIVATLGTLGLYRGVMLLWTGGKWIEGLPDSLKLLSAPAFIGVSPLGWLVLALLLVGAWLLSRTAFGRDFYAVGDNLAAARQLGVAVNRTRIAAFTLNGMLAACGGIVFAAQIGFVPNQTGSGLEMKAIAACVLGGISLLGGTGTLIGAFLGAFFLTQIDTVLVLFKLPAWWNDFIAGLVLLGVLVLDGRLRQALARHQRALKYSRFQPGHKGGKRVTPFPGRKNKEVA
- a CDS encoding NADPH-dependent 2,4-dienoyl-CoA reductase yields the protein MSYYPSLFAPLDLGFTTLKNRVLMGSMHTGLEERPDGAERLAAFYAERARHGVALIVTGGVAPAPSGVGMEGGAVLNDASQLAHHRLITDAVHKEGGKIALQILHTGRYSYQPRPVAPSAIQAPINRFIPHALTHEEILGLIDDFAQCALLAREAGYDGVEVMGSEGYLINEFLVARTNHRDDRWGGDYARRMRFAVEVVKAVRQRVGENFIIIYRLSMLDLVEGGGNFDETVQLAQAIETAGATIINTGIGWHEARIPTIATPVPRGAFTWVTRKLKGRVSLPLITTNRINDPAVADEILNRGDADMVSMARPFLADAELLSKAQSGRPDEINTCIGCNQACLDQIFVGKVTSCLVNPRACHETRMPILPAATRKTLAVVGAGPAGMAFAVNAAARGHQVTLFDAAAEPGGQFNIAKQIPGKEEFYETLRYYRRMLELNGVALRLNARVTADMLLGFDEIVLATGITPRTPAIDGIDHPKVLSYLDVLRDKRPVGQRVAIIGCGGIGFDTAMYLSQPGEATSQNIAEFCVEWGIDTSLQQQGGLRPEGPHLPKSPRQIVMLQRKASKPGEGLGKTTGWIHRATLLARGVKMIPAVSYQKIDDEGLHVLIDGAPQQLPVDHIILCAGQEPKRDLLDPLRAAGKTVHLIGGCDVAMELDARRAIAQGTALALGI
- the lsrR gene encoding transcriptional regulator LsrR, with protein sequence MSEKRVMDESRFAGLTLSEEELVARVAWCYYHDGLTQNDIGERLGLPRLKISRLLEKGRQSGVIRVQINSRYEGCLALETELQQRFGLKIARVLPALNTPPMSVRLGIGAAQSLMGVLEPGQLLAVGFGETTMSCLQHLSGFISSQQVRLVTLSGGVGPYMTGIGQLDAACSVSMIPAPLRVSSADVAEILRRESSVRDVILAATAADAAVVGIGAIDQRRGATILRSGYISEGEQLMYARKGAVGDILGYFLQADGRPVAGLEIHRELLGVTLDELAQLPTIVGVAGGIEKAQAIYAALAGKRINGLVTEETTARAVLALAS
- a CDS encoding Gfo/Idh/MocA family protein; amino-acid sequence: MIRFAVVGTNWITRQFVDAAHETGKYKLTAVYSRSLEQAQIFASDYPVEHLFTSLEEMAQSEAIDAVYIASPNSLHFPQTQLFLSHKKHVICEKPLASNLREAEAAIACARENQVVLFEAFKTASLPNFLQLQQSLNKVGKLRKALLNYCQYSSRYQRYLDGENPNTFNPAFSNGSIMDIGFYCLAAAVALWGEPLSVKATASLLDSGVDAHGVAVLEYGDFSVTLQHSKVSDSVLPSEIQGEAGSLVIEKISECQKVSFVPRGSKAQELTQPQHINTMLYEADTFARLVETGDVNHPGLEVSRITAKLSTEIRRQTGVTFPADA
- the lsrD gene encoding autoinducer 2 ABC transporter permease LsrD, whose protein sequence is MKLNWESALLILLVLEILLFGAINPRMLDINLLLFSTSDFICIGIVALPLTLVIISGGIDISLGSTIGLCAIALGVMMQAGWPMSAAVPLTLLLGLLCGLFNAALIHYTGISPLVITLGTLYLYGGGALLLSGMAGATGYEGIGGFPDSFTAFANLTLLGLPVPLVLFMVITFLFWLLAHRGRFGRHLFLLGQNPRAARYAALSVNGMPYALYGLVGVASAIAALVMVSYFGSARSDLGRDLLMPALTAAVLGGANIYGGSGSVIGTALAALLVGYLQQGLQMVGIPNQVSSALSGALLVVVVMGRSLSLHREWVRSFLTKNTRSVR
- a CDS encoding M48 family metallopeptidase; its protein translation is MLTYLQGYPESLLAQVQTLIDQNRLGEVLQKRYPDTHSIASDGALWDYAQALKNRYMRSAPPVNKVMYDNKIHVLKNALGLHTAVSRVQGGKLKAKAEIRVATVFRNAPEAFLKMIVVHELAHLKEKDHNKAFYQLCCHMEPQYHQLEFDTRLWLTHLSLKGSA